One window from the genome of Campylobacter concisus encodes:
- a CDS encoding ABC transporter permease: MRKFIFFLACFVFLALVTFAFVAPFFSKFEPNFTNFMAVNLAPSGEHIFGTDILGRDNLIRVAYALKNSLLILLLAGFLTTLFSLIYAYFGTSKSRACESLFDKGLDAFLSIPNIVFIMLFSSFSSGDLLITSFIIAICSFMQGAKVFMQNFRLNKKCDYAEQAVINGAGKFSLICFEILPNLKHLIVSIFGINAINAVVMEATLGFFGVGSDANKISLGIMLNESKEALFLGSWWMVLFPGVTLFLLILATSIITSNSKNGNIKI, encoded by the coding sequence ATGAGAAAATTCATATTTTTTCTAGCCTGCTTTGTCTTTTTGGCACTTGTCACATTTGCCTTTGTGGCGCCGTTTTTTTCTAAATTTGAGCCAAATTTCACTAACTTTATGGCGGTAAATTTAGCCCCAAGTGGTGAACACATCTTTGGCACTGACATCCTTGGTAGGGACAATCTCATAAGAGTAGCTTACGCGCTTAAAAACTCGCTTCTTATCTTGCTTCTTGCTGGCTTTTTAACGACGCTTTTCTCGCTCATCTACGCATATTTTGGCACGAGTAAGAGCAGAGCTTGCGAGAGCCTTTTTGACAAGGGACTTGATGCCTTTTTAAGCATACCAAACATCGTTTTTATAATGCTTTTTAGCTCATTTAGTAGCGGAGATCTGCTTATCACATCTTTTATCATCGCCATTTGCTCGTTTATGCAGGGCGCAAAAGTTTTTATGCAAAATTTTAGACTTAATAAAAAGTGCGACTACGCCGAGCAAGCCGTAATAAATGGAGCTGGTAAATTTAGCCTTATTTGCTTTGAAATTTTGCCAAATTTAAAGCATCTAATAGTTAGTATCTTTGGCATAAACGCGATAAACGCAGTCGTCATGGAGGCCACACTTGGCTTTTTTGGTGTGGGTAGCGACGCAAATAAAATAAGCCTTGGCATCATGCTAAATGAGAGCAAAGAGGCACTTTTTCTGGGCTCTTGGTGGATGGTACTTTTCCCTGGCGTGACGCTCTTTTTGCTCATCCTTGCAACCTCGATCATCACGTCAAATTCAAAAAATGGCAATATAAAAATATGA
- a CDS encoding ABC transporter permease yields the protein MSRAILKTAISSLGLLFFISFFLFLLIYFLPGNVTDAMFLRSEAMSVAIKEQILENLGLKDGFFVQYFRWLAHFVTGNFGTSFVSGASVFLLIKERLLNSLILFFASFFLIVFLSFFLGLLSAIYKNKFTDIFINFSSFLLASLPHFYIALVLIAIFSVYLNLLPSSGANELGSSGVGAKFIILPTLAIILPHLGANVKFVRDRLNQSLNADFIQTAHARGLGRGKIYLFAIKHASTDIVYYFATLVAGVFAGSYVIESIFSFPGIGKLSLDAVIAKDYPVALATILLTAVFVVFANLLAKIFAILADKRNL from the coding sequence TTGTCTAGAGCTATTTTAAAAACAGCGATCTCAAGCCTTGGGTTGCTGTTTTTTATCTCATTTTTTCTATTTTTGCTCATATATTTTTTGCCAGGAAACGTCACTGATGCGATGTTTTTGCGAAGTGAGGCGATGAGCGTGGCTATAAAAGAGCAAATTTTAGAAAATTTGGGGCTAAAAGATGGCTTTTTTGTGCAGTATTTTAGATGGCTAGCTCACTTTGTCACGGGAAACTTTGGCACTAGCTTTGTAAGTGGGGCAAGTGTTTTTTTGCTCATTAAAGAGAGGCTTTTAAACTCGCTTATTTTATTTTTTGCTTCGTTTTTTCTGATAGTTTTTTTATCATTTTTCTTGGGGCTTTTAAGCGCTATTTATAAAAACAAATTTACCGACATCTTTATAAATTTTAGCTCCTTTTTGCTGGCTTCACTGCCTCATTTTTACATCGCACTCGTGCTTATAGCGATCTTTAGTGTCTATCTAAATTTGCTGCCAAGCTCTGGGGCAAACGAGCTAGGATCTAGCGGAGTGGGGGCTAAATTTATCATCTTGCCAACACTTGCCATCATCTTACCACACCTTGGCGCAAACGTGAAATTTGTAAGAGACAGGCTGAATCAAAGCCTAAACGCTGATTTTATCCAAACGGCTCACGCTAGAGGCTTGGGGCGTGGCAAAATTTATCTCTTTGCCATAAAGCACGCAAGCACAGATATAGTCTATTATTTCGCCACACTTGTGGCTGGCGTTTTTGCAGGGTCATATGTCATTGAGAGTATTTTTTCATTTCCAGGCATAGGCAAGCTTAGCCTTGATGCGGTGATCGCCAAAGACTATCCAGTCGCACTCGCGACCATTTTACTAACGGCTGTTTTTGTCGTTTTTGCAAATTTGCTAGCAAAAATTTTCGCTATCTTGGCAGATAAGAGAAATTTATGA
- a CDS encoding ABC transporter substrate-binding protein codes for MKKILFVFFLLFSTYLYANESKVVVAIEEQTPRINPLYDEDHDPTLSLVFSGLTSHDENSVLVPELAKSWQVSGDGLEYVFELRDDAFWHDGVKFSAEDVKFTIEAAQDKKLNAPAISNYEVVKSVEILGDYKVKITLSEPFPPFLDALSFGVLPEHILNGKDIATDKFNEAPVGTGAYKLVKWKKDESLEFVANEKFYKGEPKIKKVFFKIVGDENLRLVGLKSGEIDVALISPTGVNFIKDDKKLSLLKFKSADYRALMFNFNDPIFQDKNIRIALNYAVNKDKIVKNLFHGYASVANNPIEKSFANDGEFKFSYDPQKAKELLEKSGFNKNKAGFFEKDGKELGFDIYAFNNDVLRVNLAKILSSEFEKFGVRAKAYAKPKTAFDLSKVDSFVIGWGSPFDPDFHTYRIFGGFADVSVNENGWNFSHYKDENVDSALKNARYTKDAELRKKYYKEFLKALYENPPYIFIAYLDYPLAFNNKISGIKTQILGHHGAGFLWNIREWQVK; via the coding sequence ATGAAGAAAATTTTATTCGTATTTTTCTTGTTGTTTAGCACCTATCTTTACGCAAATGAGAGTAAAGTCGTGGTCGCTATCGAGGAGCAAACACCTCGTATAAATCCACTTTACGACGAGGATCACGATCCTACTCTTTCGCTGGTTTTTTCTGGTCTTACGAGCCACGATGAAAATAGCGTGCTTGTGCCTGAACTTGCTAAGTCTTGGCAGGTGAGCGGTGATGGGCTGGAGTATGTTTTTGAGCTACGAGATGACGCATTTTGGCACGATGGGGTGAAATTTAGCGCAGAGGATGTTAAATTTACCATTGAAGCAGCTCAAGATAAGAAGCTAAACGCACCAGCTATTTCAAACTACGAGGTGGTAAAAAGCGTTGAAATTTTAGGGGATTATAAGGTCAAGATCACGCTTAGCGAGCCATTTCCGCCATTTCTTGATGCGCTTAGTTTTGGCGTGCTGCCTGAGCATATTTTAAATGGAAAAGATATCGCGACCGATAAATTTAACGAAGCTCCAGTAGGAACTGGCGCATACAAGCTAGTAAAATGGAAAAAAGATGAGAGTTTGGAATTTGTGGCAAATGAGAAATTTTACAAGGGCGAGCCAAAGATAAAAAAGGTATTTTTTAAAATTGTCGGCGATGAAAATTTAAGACTAGTTGGGCTAAAAAGCGGTGAGATCGACGTCGCACTCATCTCTCCAACCGGCGTAAATTTCATAAAAGATGATAAAAAATTAAGCTTGCTTAAGTTTAAAAGTGCGGACTATAGAGCTTTGATGTTTAACTTTAATGATCCTATTTTTCAAGATAAAAATATAAGGATAGCCCTAAACTACGCGGTAAATAAAGATAAGATAGTTAAAAATTTATTCCACGGATATGCAAGTGTGGCGAACAATCCGATAGAAAAAAGCTTTGCAAATGACGGCGAGTTTAAATTTAGCTACGATCCGCAAAAGGCTAAAGAGCTACTTGAAAAGAGTGGCTTTAATAAAAACAAGGCTGGCTTTTTTGAAAAGGATGGCAAGGAGCTTGGCTTTGATATCTACGCCTTTAATAACGACGTTTTAAGGGTCAATCTAGCCAAAATTTTAAGCAGCGAGTTTGAGAAATTTGGCGTGAGAGCCAAAGCCTATGCAAAGCCAAAAACAGCATTTGATCTAAGTAAGGTAGATAGTTTTGTGATCGGCTGGGGAAGCCCGTTTGATCCGGACTTTCACACATATAGAATTTTTGGCGGATTTGCCGATGTGAGCGTAAATGAAAATGGCTGGAACTTTAGCCACTACAAGGATGAAAACGTCGATAGTGCCCTAAAAAACGCAAGATATACAAAAGACGCAGAGCTTAGGAAAAAGTACTATAAGGAATTTTTAAAAGCACTTTATGAAAACCCACCTTACATTTTTATAGCCTATCTTGACTATCCGCTTGCCTTTAATAACAAAATTTCAGGCATAAAGACACAAATTTTAGGTCACCATGGGGCTGGATTTTTGTGGAATATAAGAGAATGGCAAGTAAAATAG
- a CDS encoding DUF748 domain-containing protein — MNKNKKIALISGISLVSLLLIYTLLGFFGVPYAIKNIAPKYLKDYNATLFVKEAKFNPFTFELNATNAELNSTSPLFSTKQVDVKLKPFSIFKKLIEIDIFRLDEPSAKIARTKDARFNFSNFIGEDNASNEDNSTSSINFALNSAKIIKGSFSYSDQNLTKPFNVSFDDINYELSSLNTKKNSAGSHIFDSNSTLAHKIDLNGDIKLNPLKIEGNISIKNFSIDPVAISFIDNDTLNLKNAVINLGINYALIADENATNINLKDSFLNIKSLSIDEGKNELSLGELELPKFDLSSKIADKIDAKLELNAINLSDVSFKNAITASLKSLNLSNISLLANLNEKSELNATATLNSINANALKIDETSKNLVNLKDINASNLNANLANNKTALTLEKIAFDGINAPLSKNANANVAGAKFSNISFTQDTNKSLATLDELSINGINLKAKNKEILDTTDVLTKTIKFDILNMALSAESIDVNRPKFNSELNGSGLNAINQLGLGEKEPAKTANHHTKTKKENTSASKSKESEFKFDIKNINVNNANIALTHLFEGEKITHKFDNLFVKIANLSSDFSKPFDAKVDMKSSQKLNLDLTSKIKLEPINITAKIKLEDKNLPKYFAYAKPFLEADLSSGEMSANAELHYAKDIKADAKLSVKDIRLDDKNKEKLIAFKSLEVDKISLFKDNLEITGVALNSPFIKAHLSKEREFNLSKIVKEDKSKAQSEQKAESKKVASKKDDELNFSIKNFSLNSGEVDFSDASLFMPFATKISNLNGKLTDIDKKRPSSGEFKGTVGKNGFSQITAKLFPFELKQNTDIKLDFKDIDLIDITPYSGQFLGYKIKKGKLNLNLNYSVVDSKLNGSNLINFDTLTLGEKVDSKDAVNLPLSLAISILSDQNNQINIDLPVEGNLDDPDFKYGGVIWAAVKKLFADITLAPFRFLGNALGLGGKDLSSIDFLAGSSELISSEVPKIADFIKLTTAKPMMKLSITPTYSEIDVLYFKEKKLDQKINQIIASSGKDYIIVLNSLVPNAKDKSDKALREEAIKAIEVDKEKLVELANERANAVKEALIKAGLETGRINVNDATSSEPKQNTYTSVLMGVAN; from the coding sequence ATGAATAAAAATAAAAAAATAGCCCTAATTTCAGGCATAAGTTTAGTTTCGCTTTTGCTTATTTACACGCTTCTTGGCTTTTTTGGTGTTCCTTATGCTATCAAAAATATTGCTCCAAAGTATCTAAAAGACTACAATGCAACACTTTTTGTGAAAGAGGCTAAATTTAATCCATTTACTTTTGAGCTAAACGCTACGAATGCCGAACTAAACAGCACTTCGCCACTTTTTAGCACAAAGCAAGTCGATGTCAAGCTAAAGCCATTTTCTATCTTCAAAAAGCTCATAGAAATTGATATTTTTAGACTTGATGAGCCAAGCGCAAAAATCGCAAGAACTAAGGATGCGAGATTTAACTTTAGCAACTTCATAGGTGAAGATAATGCAAGCAATGAGGATAACAGTACAAGCTCTATAAATTTTGCCCTAAATAGTGCCAAGATTATCAAAGGCTCATTTTCGTATAGCGACCAAAATCTCACAAAGCCATTTAATGTAAGCTTTGATGATATAAACTACGAGCTAAGCTCGCTAAATACGAAGAAAAATAGTGCAGGCAGCCATATTTTTGACTCAAACTCGACTCTAGCTCACAAGATCGATCTAAATGGCGATATCAAGCTAAATCCCCTAAAAATCGAAGGCAATATCAGCATAAAGAACTTTAGTATCGATCCAGTGGCGATTAGCTTTATCGATAACGACACACTAAATCTTAAAAATGCGGTCATAAATTTAGGAATAAATTACGCTTTAATTGCCGACGAGAACGCTACAAATATAAATTTAAAGGATAGCTTTTTAAATATAAAATCACTAAGCATAGATGAGGGCAAAAATGAACTAAGCCTTGGTGAGCTAGAGCTTCCAAAATTTGATCTATCAAGTAAAATAGCAGACAAGATAGATGCTAAATTAGAGTTAAATGCCATAAATTTAAGCGATGTATCATTTAAAAATGCAATAACAGCAAGCTTAAAATCACTAAATTTAAGCAATATTTCGCTTTTAGCAAATTTAAATGAAAAAAGTGAGCTAAATGCGACAGCCACACTAAATAGCATAAATGCAAATGCCCTAAAAATAGACGAAACCAGTAAAAATTTAGTAAATCTAAAAGATATAAATGCCTCAAATTTAAATGCAAATTTAGCAAATAACAAAACAGCTCTCACGCTTGAAAAAATAGCGTTTGATGGTATCAATGCCCCACTTAGTAAAAATGCGAATGCAAATGTGGCAGGGGCTAAATTCTCAAACATTAGCTTCACTCAAGATACTAATAAAAGCCTTGCAACTCTTGATGAGCTTAGTATAAATGGTATAAATTTAAAGGCAAAAAATAAAGAGATTTTAGATACCACTGATGTGCTTACAAAAACGATCAAATTTGATATTTTAAATATGGCTTTGAGTGCTGAGAGTATCGATGTAAATAGACCAAAATTTAACTCAGAGTTAAATGGTAGCGGCTTAAACGCGATAAACCAGCTTGGACTTGGTGAGAAAGAGCCAGCAAAAACAGCCAATCATCACACTAAAACCAAAAAAGAGAATACATCAGCTTCAAAAAGCAAAGAGAGTGAGTTTAAATTTGACATAAAAAATATCAATGTAAATAACGCCAATATCGCTTTGACGCACCTTTTTGAAGGCGAGAAGATCACTCATAAATTTGATAATTTGTTTGTAAAAATAGCAAATTTAAGTAGCGATTTTAGTAAGCCATTTGACGCAAAAGTGGATATGAAAAGCTCGCAAAAGCTAAATTTAGACCTAACCTCAAAGATCAAACTTGAACCAATTAATATAACTGCTAAAATCAAACTTGAAGATAAAAATTTGCCAAAATATTTTGCCTACGCAAAGCCATTTTTAGAGGCAGATCTTTCAAGTGGAGAGATGAGTGCAAACGCCGAGCTTCACTATGCAAAAGATATAAAAGCGGACGCAAAGCTTAGCGTAAAAGATATTAGATTAGATGATAAAAATAAAGAAAAGCTAATCGCGTTTAAAAGTTTAGAAGTGGATAAAATTTCACTTTTTAAAGATAATCTTGAAATTACTGGAGTTGCTTTAAATTCGCCATTTATCAAGGCTCATCTAAGCAAAGAGCGCGAATTTAATCTAAGCAAAATCGTAAAAGAAGATAAAAGCAAAGCCCAAAGTGAGCAAAAAGCTGAGAGCAAAAAGGTAGCTAGTAAAAAAGATGACGAGCTAAATTTTAGCATCAAAAATTTCTCACTTAACAGCGGCGAGGTTGATTTTTCAGATGCGTCACTATTTATGCCATTTGCTACAAAAATTTCAAATCTAAACGGCAAGCTAACTGACATCGATAAAAAACGTCCAAGTTCGGGCGAGTTTAAAGGCACAGTTGGTAAAAACGGTTTTTCTCAGATTACAGCAAAATTATTTCCTTTTGAGCTAAAGCAAAATACCGATATTAAGCTTGATTTTAAAGACATCGATCTAATCGATATAACGCCATATAGCGGGCAATTTTTGGGTTATAAAATAAAAAAAGGTAAGTTAAATTTAAATCTAAATTATAGCGTTGTTGATTCAAAATTAAACGGCTCAAATCTTATAAATTTTGACACACTCACACTTGGAGAAAAGGTTGATTCAAAAGATGCTGTAAATTTGCCACTTTCGCTTGCTATATCGATATTAAGCGATCAAAATAATCAAATAAATATCGACCTACCAGTTGAAGGAAATTTAGACGATCCTGACTTTAAATATGGCGGTGTCATTTGGGCTGCTGTTAAAAAACTCTTTGCAGACATTACGTTAGCTCCGTTTAGATTTTTGGGTAATGCTCTAGGGCTTGGCGGCAAGGATCTTAGCTCTATTGATTTTCTTGCTGGAAGTAGCGAGCTAATAAGCTCAGAAGTACCAAAAATAGCTGATTTTATAAAATTAACTACTGCAAAGCCTATGATGAAACTTAGCATCACGCCTACTTACTCCGAAATAGATGTGCTCTACTTTAAAGAAAAAAAGCTTGATCAAAAGATAAATCAAATAATCGCCTCAAGTGGCAAAGATTATATCATTGTGCTAAATTCTCTCGTTCCAAACGCTAAAGATAAAAGCGATAAAGCCTTAAGAGAAGAGGCAATAAAAGCTATCGAAGTGGATAAGGAAAAGCTGGTTGAGCTAGCAAATGAGCGTGCAAATGCAGTAAAAGAAGCACTCATAAAGGCTGGGCTTGAGACTGGTCGCATAAATGTAAATGATGCAACAAGCTCAGAGCCTAAGCAAAACACCTACACAAGCGTGCTTATGGGAGTGGCAAACTAA
- a CDS encoding tautomerase family protein: protein MPYVNIKIAGPEPTKEQKDQVFKEVTETLVRVLGKKKEAVMIFIETHDASNIGVGGESVEDKRKGMK from the coding sequence ATGCCTTATGTTAATATCAAAATAGCAGGCCCAGAGCCGACAAAAGAGCAAAAAGATCAAGTTTTTAAAGAGGTGACTGAGACGCTTGTAAGAGTGCTTGGCAAGAAAAAAGAGGCGGTGATGATTTTCATAGAAACTCACGACGCTAGCAACATCGGCGTAGGTGGCGAAAGCGTAGAAGATAAGAGAAAGGGGATGAAATGA
- the bcp gene encoding thioredoxin-dependent thiol peroxidase, translated as MSEFSKADMERKITLEVGDKAPEFEALNQDGVKVALKDFIGKNVVLYFYPKDNTPGCTTEACEFSANYDQFIKNDTVIIGVSPDSVKSHVGFIAKQNLKHILLSDEDKEISKLYGVWQVKKNYGKEYLGIARSTFVIGKDGKIVKIYKSVKAKDHAAKVLADLVK; from the coding sequence ATGAGCGAATTTAGCAAAGCAGATATGGAGAGAAAGATAACGCTTGAAGTTGGCGACAAAGCGCCAGAGTTTGAAGCGCTAAATCAAGACGGCGTAAAGGTCGCATTAAAGGACTTTATAGGCAAAAACGTGGTGCTTTACTTCTACCCAAAAGACAACACTCCAGGCTGCACGACTGAGGCTTGCGAATTTAGCGCAAACTACGATCAGTTTATCAAAAATGACACAGTTATAATCGGCGTTAGCCCAGATAGTGTGAAGTCGCATGTGGGCTTTATCGCAAAGCAAAATTTAAAGCACATTCTATTAAGCGATGAGGATAAAGAAATTTCAAAGCTTTACGGCGTTTGGCAAGTTAAGAAAAACTACGGCAAAGAGTATCTTGGTATCGCAAGAAGTACATTTGTGATCGGCAAAGACGGCAAGATAGTTAAAATTTACAAAAGCGTAAAAGCCAAAGACCATGCCGCAAAAGTGCTAGCTGATCTTGTAAAATAA
- a CDS encoding thiol:disulfide interchange protein DsbA/DsbL, producing MKLIKMLILSAFFALNLSALTEGVEYQTLAKPLNVSKNSVVKVFSYDCPHCYKFDRTITKKLMSKLEDVKFIPYHLSTKGKLGETASKIFAALISIDEANGTDLLSDESKFKQAKFAIYKARHDEKDDFDDGKDKERFINLALKAAHVSKDDYEKALNSDRAKELLDAWFASYDVASISGVPAFVVSGKYLINLNAASSIDEMAKIIQELLDK from the coding sequence ATGAAGCTTATAAAAATGCTAATTTTAAGTGCATTTTTTGCGCTAAATTTATCAGCACTGACTGAAGGCGTGGAGTATCAAACTCTAGCAAAACCGCTTAATGTGTCTAAAAACTCGGTAGTTAAGGTCTTTAGCTACGACTGCCCACACTGCTATAAATTTGACCGGACTATCACAAAAAAGCTGATGTCAAAGCTTGAAGATGTGAAATTTATCCCATATCATCTAAGCACAAAAGGCAAACTTGGCGAGACCGCGAGTAAAATTTTTGCCGCTCTTATATCGATAGATGAGGCAAATGGCACTGATCTACTAAGCGATGAGTCAAAATTTAAGCAAGCAAAATTTGCGATTTATAAAGCAAGACATGATGAAAAAGATGATTTTGATGATGGCAAAGACAAAGAGAGATTTATAAATTTAGCCCTTAAAGCAGCTCACGTGAGCAAGGACGACTACGAAAAAGCACTAAATAGCGACCGAGCAAAAGAGCTTTTAGATGCATGGTTCGCCTCTTATGATGTTGCTAGCATTAGCGGCGTGCCAGCTTTTGTGGTAAGTGGCAAATACTTAATAAATTTAAACGCAGCTTCATCAATAGATGAGATGGCAAAGATCATACAAGAGCTTTTAGATAAGTAG
- a CDS encoding branched-chain amino acid transaminase, with protein sequence MNASEFIWMDGKLVKWDDAKVHVLTHSLHYANAVFEGTRAYKTKKGLAIFRLQDHTKRLLRSAKMTVLNVPYTEEELEKAQIELLRANKYNGNVYIRPLIFLGYGVMGVAHTKAPVQTAIASWEWGAYLGDEGLEKGIRVKISSFAKLAPAAQMNRAKASSNYLSSQMANYEAKEAGYDEALLLDSEGFIAEGPGECFFIVENGVLITPPNDNSLLSITQDTVIRLAHDLDIEVRRERITRDQAYTADEAFFTGTAAEVTPINSIDNRIIGNGARGEVTKRLQKAYFDVVYGLNKKYESFLTYI encoded by the coding sequence ATGAATGCTTCAGAATTTATCTGGATGGATGGAAAATTAGTTAAATGGGACGATGCAAAAGTACACGTTCTAACTCACTCTTTGCACTACGCTAATGCCGTATTTGAAGGCACAAGAGCTTATAAAACAAAAAAAGGTCTAGCTATTTTTAGACTCCAAGATCACACAAAAAGGCTTTTAAGATCAGCAAAAATGACCGTTTTAAATGTACCTTACACCGAGGAAGAGCTTGAAAAAGCGCAAATAGAGCTTCTTCGTGCAAATAAATATAATGGCAATGTTTATATCCGCCCACTTATATTTTTAGGATACGGCGTAATGGGCGTAGCTCACACAAAAGCACCAGTGCAAACCGCTATCGCTTCATGGGAATGGGGTGCTTATCTTGGCGATGAAGGCCTAGAAAAAGGCATCAGAGTTAAAATTTCAAGCTTTGCCAAACTCGCACCTGCTGCTCAAATGAACAGAGCAAAAGCTAGCTCAAACTACCTAAGCTCACAAATGGCAAACTACGAGGCAAAAGAGGCTGGATACGACGAGGCGCTACTTCTTGATAGCGAGGGCTTTATAGCTGAAGGTCCGGGTGAGTGCTTCTTTATCGTTGAAAATGGCGTTTTAATCACTCCGCCAAACGACAATAGCCTACTTAGCATCACTCAAGATACAGTCATAAGACTTGCTCACGATCTTGATATCGAAGTAAGAAGAGAGCGCATCACAAGAGATCAGGCATATACAGCTGACGAGGCATTTTTCACAGGAACAGCAGCTGAAGTAACACCGATAAATAGCATAGATAACCGCATTATCGGCAACGGAGCTAGAGGCGAAGTGACAAAGAGACTACAAAAAGCTTATTTTGACGTAGTTTATGGACTAAATAAAAAATATGAATCATTTTTAACATATATTTAA
- a CDS encoding prohibitin family protein encodes MPADLNDYFNKKKPGNDNRGSSQNSDKEPPFKKDFKIPNLPSGFGKFGALAYIVIAIIAIFAITQPFKVIHSGEVGIKSTAGKYEPNPLQPGFHFFLPFIQDIIIVDTRVRIINYTSGEDMGESMQKSYQGVGAGILRKNSISVLDARNLPVSIDITVQYRLNPENAPQTIASWGLSWESKIVDPVVRDVVRSIAGKYTAEELPTKRNDLARQIDDGIRKDIDSQPNKPVELLTVQLREIILPSKVKEQIERVQIAKQEAERTKYEVERANQEALKQAALAEGTAKAAIIEAKGKADAIKIEADATAYANKEVAKSVDQNLLNLKQIETQNKFNEALKENKDAKIFLTPGGAVPNIWLDAKDKARASSVSER; translated from the coding sequence ATGCCCGCTGATTTAAACGATTATTTCAATAAAAAAAAGCCAGGTAATGACAACAGAGGCTCAAGTCAAAATAGCGACAAAGAGCCGCCTTTCAAAAAGGACTTTAAAATTCCAAATTTACCAAGTGGTTTTGGTAAATTTGGAGCACTTGCCTACATTGTAATTGCAATTATTGCTATTTTTGCTATCACTCAGCCATTTAAAGTGATTCACTCAGGCGAAGTTGGTATTAAGTCTACAGCAGGTAAATACGAGCCAAATCCTTTGCAACCAGGCTTTCACTTCTTTTTACCTTTTATCCAAGATATCATCATCGTGGACACCAGAGTTAGAATCATAAACTATACTTCTGGCGAGGATATGGGCGAATCAATGCAAAAATCATATCAAGGCGTTGGTGCTGGAATTTTACGTAAAAATTCTATTTCAGTACTTGATGCTAGAAATTTGCCAGTTAGCATTGATATTACTGTGCAATACCGTTTAAATCCAGAAAACGCCCCTCAAACTATTGCCTCTTGGGGTCTTAGCTGGGAGAGCAAGATAGTTGATCCTGTCGTTCGCGACGTGGTTCGCAGTATCGCTGGTAAATATACAGCAGAAGAGCTTCCAACAAAGAGAAACGATCTAGCAAGACAAATCGATGATGGCATAAGAAAAGACATCGACTCTCAGCCAAATAAGCCAGTTGAGCTTTTAACAGTGCAGCTTCGTGAGATCATCTTGCCTTCAAAGGTAAAAGAGCAGATCGAGCGCGTCCAAATCGCTAAACAAGAAGCTGAAAGAACAAAATACGAAGTAGAAAGAGCAAATCAAGAAGCCTTAAAACAAGCCGCACTTGCAGAAGGTACCGCTAAAGCTGCTATCATCGAGGCAAAAGGTAAGGCTGATGCCATTAAAATCGAGGCTGACGCAACTGCGTATGCGAACAAAGAGGTCGCAAAAAGTGTCGATCAAAATCTACTAAATTTAAAGCAAATCGAGACGCAAAATAAATTTAACGAAGCTCTAAAAGAAAACAAAGATGCTAAAATTTTCTTAACACCTGGTGGAGCTGTGCCAAATATCTGGCTGGACGCAAAAGATAAAGCAAGAGCTAGCTCAGTAAGCGAGAGATAA
- the hisIE gene encoding bifunctional phosphoribosyl-AMP cyclohydrolase/phosphoribosyl-ATP diphosphatase HisIE — translation MNSVTKSIDWQKVGGLLPVVVCDHATNEVLMLAYMNEEALNLSLSSRYAHYFSRTKNRIWKKGEESGNTQEIKAAFLDCDNDTLLLKVIQNGGIACHTGARSCFFNEINLHDGKILDTKTEVKKINYGVLDELYHVIEDRKLNANPETSYVASLFKKGENQILKKVGEEAGEFIMAAKDLSFAENSKQNEQKAKDDLIYEAADLCFHALVALSAHNIHPDAVKNELARRFGMSGIEEKRSRDVKQH, via the coding sequence ATGAATAGCGTAACAAAAAGTATAGACTGGCAAAAGGTTGGCGGATTGCTTCCAGTAGTGGTTTGCGATCATGCCACAAATGAAGTTTTAATGCTTGCTTACATGAACGAAGAAGCATTAAATTTAAGTCTATCTAGCCGTTACGCTCACTACTTTTCACGCACTAAAAATAGAATTTGGAAAAAAGGCGAAGAAAGTGGCAACACTCAGGAGATAAAGGCTGCTTTTTTAGACTGCGACAACGATACTTTGCTTTTAAAGGTGATTCAAAACGGCGGCATAGCTTGTCACACTGGAGCAAGGTCGTGCTTTTTTAATGAGATAAATTTGCATGATGGCAAAATTTTAGATACAAAAACTGAAGTCAAAAAAATAAATTATGGCGTACTTGACGAGCTTTACCATGTGATAGAAGATAGAAAGCTAAATGCTAACCCTGAAACTTCATATGTGGCAAGTCTTTTTAAAAAAGGTGAAAATCAAATTTTAAAGAAAGTTGGCGAAGAGGCTGGCGAATTTATAATGGCCGCAAAGGATCTTAGTTTCGCAGAAAACTCAAAGCAAAATGAGCAAAAAGCAAAAGATGATCTGATCTATGAAGCAGCCGACCTTTGCTTTCATGCACTTGTAGCACTTTCAGCCCATAATATCCATCCAGATGCTGTAAAAAACGAACTTGCAAGGCGTTTTGGTATGAGCGGCATTGAAGAGAAAAGATCGCGAGATGTTAAACAGCATTAA